In Mixophyes fleayi isolate aMixFle1 chromosome 11, aMixFle1.hap1, whole genome shotgun sequence, one DNA window encodes the following:
- the SCN1B gene encoding sodium channel regulatory subunit beta-1 codes for MDYWLTMFLCLLAGTPCWSGCVEVESETEAVVGHTFKIRCISCKKRGETSAKTFTEWFFKGEGLDKFEPILMYQYRRPEIMDERFKGRLRWDGSNHSEDLQDMSVLITNVTYDHQGEYMCRVNRTLTFESHEYNTNVTKFIQVTVVAKGNRDIASIVSEIMMYVLIVVLTIWLVVEMIYCYRKIAAAGEETALENASDYLAITAETKDNCLGVQPQE; via the exons GGACCCCTTGCTGGTCAGGCTGCGTGGAGGTGGAATCGGAAACCGAAGCCGTCGTTGGACACACGTTTAAGATCCGCTGTATTTCATGCAAGAAGCGGGGCGAGACGTCGGCCAAAACCTTCACAGAGTGGTTCTTTAAAGGAGAAGGCTTGGATAAATTTGAACCG ATACTTATGTACCAGTATCGAAGGCCGGAAATAATGGACGAGCGTTTTAAGGGACGCCTGAGATGGGACGGCAGTAATCATTCTGAAGATCTGCAGGACATGTCCGTACTCATTACCAATGTCACCTATGACCACCAGGGGGAGTATATGTGTCGAGTCAACCGCACCCTCACCTTTGAAAGCCATGAGTACAATACCAACGTTACCAAATTCATTCAGGTGACAGTAGTGGCCAAAG GAAACCGAGATATTGCTTCGATAGTGTCGGAGATCATGATGTATGTCCTCATCGTGGTGCTCACAATATGGCTGGTGGTAGAAATGATCTATTGTTATCGCAAGATCGCCGCTGCCGGGGAGGAGACAGCACTGGAAAATGC TTCAGACTATCTAGCAATAACGGCAGAGACTAAAGACAATTGCCTGGGAGTGCAGCCACAGGAATAG